From Acidobacteriota bacterium, a single genomic window includes:
- a CDS encoding GIY-YIG nuclease family protein translates to MQRMFIVYILMSESGVALYTGVTNDLCRRLAEHRAGEADGFTARYRVSKLVWFECHSSVRRAIEREKQIKGWRRSRKEALVRSINPGLRDLSGQAAHASAGMEFRVL, encoded by the coding sequence ATGCAACGCATGTTCATCGTATACATTCTGATGAGCGAAAGCGGGGTGGCCCTCTATACAGGCGTCACCAACGATCTGTGCCGTCGGCTTGCTGAACATCGTGCCGGAGAGGCTGATGGGTTCACCGCAAGGTATCGCGTCTCGAAGCTCGTCTGGTTCGAGTGCCATTCGAGCGTCAGGCGGGCGATCGAACGCGAAAAGCAAATCAAGGGCTGGCGGCGCTCACGCAAGGAAGCTCTCGTTCGATCGATCAACCCCGGGTTGCGGGACCTTTCGGGTCAGGCGGCTCATGCAAGTGCCGGGATGGAGTTTCGAGTGCTCTGA
- a CDS encoding metallophosphoesterase family protein, producing the protein MRIAWATDVHLDFLDRDGLRQFAHRLLEPEPDAIILSGDISVAPSLVDHLEIVAEAIRRPVYFVLGNHDFYRDGISEVRSRMRELSARSNLLRWLPAAQVVPLGDGVCLAGVDGWGDGRAGRPWDSEILLNDFFLIRELIGLSREDLVSRLRDLGDREAGLARELLGELPGDVREVVFVTHVPPFVEACWHEGAVSGEDWQPWFTCVALGGALLEVSSRNPDREFTVLCGHTHSSGFARLAPNLRVYTGAAEYGSPTIAGLIEIEPDGVTVTTRA; encoded by the coding sequence ATGCGCATCGCCTGGGCCACCGATGTCCATCTCGACTTTCTCGATCGCGATGGCCTGCGCCAGTTCGCGCATCGGCTGCTTGAGCCCGAGCCCGACGCGATCATCCTCTCGGGGGACATCAGCGTCGCACCTTCTCTCGTCGACCATCTCGAGATCGTTGCCGAAGCCATCAGACGCCCGGTCTACTTCGTTCTCGGCAATCACGACTTCTATCGCGATGGCATTTCAGAGGTCCGGAGCCGGATGCGCGAGCTCAGCGCTCGATCGAACTTACTCCGCTGGCTTCCCGCGGCTCAGGTCGTCCCCCTCGGGGATGGTGTCTGCCTGGCGGGAGTCGACGGCTGGGGGGATGGCCGGGCGGGACGTCCGTGGGACAGCGAGATCCTGCTGAATGATTTCTTTCTGATCCGGGAGTTGATTGGACTTTCGCGTGAAGATCTCGTCTCGCGGCTACGGGATCTCGGCGATCGCGAAGCCGGGCTCGCACGCGAGCTGCTGGGCGAGCTGCCCGGCGATGTCCGCGAAGTCGTGTTCGTGACGCACGTCCCTCCGTTCGTCGAAGCGTGCTGGCACGAGGGGGCGGTCAGCGGCGAGGATTGGCAGCCCTGGTTCACCTGTGTCGCGCTCGGCGGGGCACTGCTCGAGGTTTCCAGCCGCAACCCGGATCGCGAGTTCACGGTTTTGTGCGGCCACACGCACAGTTCCGGATTCGCACGGCTCGCGCCGAACCTTCGTGTCTACACCGGCGCCGCGGAATACGGCTCTCCGACGATTGCCGGGCTCATCGAAATTGAGCCGGACGGTGTAACGGTGACGACCCGAGCCTGA